A region of Lacinutrix sp. Hel_I_90 DNA encodes the following proteins:
- a CDS encoding sugar transferase: MYKTLVKPLLDFFSALLILLMIAPIFIILVILLFINNDGKPFFTQTRGGKNNKIFRVIKFKTMNDKLDANGVLLPDDLRLTKVGNFVRKKSLDELPQLLNVLKGDMSLVGPRPFMSEYLELYTDYQKRRHEVKPGITGWAQVNGRNSISWQQKFELDIWYVDRQQFLLDVKILFLTLLKIVKPTDVNQIGEATTVKFNGKN, from the coding sequence ATGTATAAAACTTTAGTAAAACCATTATTAGATTTTTTTTCAGCACTATTGATTCTATTAATGATAGCTCCAATTTTCATTATTCTAGTTATTCTGTTATTCATAAATAATGATGGGAAACCCTTTTTTACACAAACTAGAGGCGGAAAAAACAACAAAATATTTCGTGTCATTAAGTTTAAAACCATGAATGACAAATTAGATGCCAACGGGGTATTATTGCCAGATGACCTTAGGTTAACGAAAGTAGGCAATTTTGTTAGAAAGAAATCCTTAGACGAGTTACCGCAGCTTTTAAATGTATTAAAAGGAGATATGAGTTTAGTTGGGCCAAGACCCTTTATGTCTGAGTATTTAGAACTATATACAGATTACCAAAAAAGAAGACACGAAGTAAAACCGGGAATTACCGGTTGGGCACAAGTAAATGGTAGAAACAGTATAAGTTGGCAGCAAAAATTTGAATTGGACATTTGGTATGTTGATAGACAGCAGTTTTTGCTTGATGTTAAAATACTTTTTTTAACTTTGCTAAAAATTGTAAAACCTACAGATGTTAATCAAATTGGTGAAGCGACTACAGTTAAATTTAATGGTAAAAATTAG
- a CDS encoding TauD/TfdA family dioxygenase yields the protein MEFITDVKLRTDNPIEAAKIVKEVLAKHKVIKIIPEWYLGDLRAFYDVFVDNLGDPINIGEDFTKGGEQTQEKWLEIRYDADIPDLAAYRHSKNAQPLHTDESYISNPADVMMFYGVNKAAKGGATTFIDSKVLLKYMEENVPDLLSRLKNTDVRYKKANEERTERIIDSKADGQVHFNYNYYCVDTDETEENKALNKEFFDFLENFVAHSHMVEKVTLNPGEAVLWWDELVLHGRTSYEAEKTNDRFIWKTGFKWKN from the coding sequence ATGGAATTTATAACAGACGTAAAATTAAGAACAGATAATCCCATAGAAGCCGCGAAAATTGTTAAAGAGGTATTAGCAAAACACAAGGTTATTAAAATTATTCCAGAATGGTATTTGGGGGACTTAAGAGCGTTTTATGATGTCTTCGTAGATAACTTAGGAGACCCAATAAATATTGGTGAAGATTTCACAAAAGGAGGAGAACAAACACAAGAAAAGTGGTTGGAAATTAGATACGATGCAGATATTCCTGATTTGGCAGCATATAGACACAGTAAAAATGCACAACCATTACACACAGATGAATCTTATATTTCTAATCCTGCTGACGTTATGATGTTTTATGGGGTTAATAAGGCGGCAAAAGGCGGAGCTACTACTTTTATTGATAGTAAGGTATTGCTTAAATATATGGAAGAAAATGTACCCGATTTATTAAGTCGGTTGAAGAACACTGATGTTAGATATAAGAAGGCAAATGAAGAGCGAACAGAAAGAATAATCGATTCTAAAGCAGATGGTCAAGTTCACTTTAATTATAACTACTACTGTGTAGACACAGATGAAACAGAGGAAAATAAAGCCTTAAATAAGGAGTTTTTTGATTTTCTTGAAAACTTTGTCGCACATTCACACATGGTAGAAAAAGTAACATTAAATCCTGGTGAAGCCGTTTTGTGGTGGGATGAATTGGTGTTACATGGGCGTACATCTTACGAAGCAGAGAAAACGAACGATAGGTTTATCTGGAAAACGGGTTTCAAGTGGAAAAATTGA
- a CDS encoding aldo/keto reductase, with translation MEKLRTTLNLSSITLGTMRFFDKSLTTREVVDLIEAAYNSGINTHHSSIEYSSYPLYTEAIKRTSCAKNIKHIVKLSAPHFEDTNFSAKLLEERVNQELVNLNVECLDVLQWLLRSKPINDLERLNTLKNYELEIEDCFFNLKQKGKIKSVFSFPYSVPFAEEVEKLSQIDGIISYLNRQEQEYSKFATNNPFIAIRPFNAGALLKNSDDVKKNIDDCLRYISTHKSLLTTIVGINSIQQLEAFNN, from the coding sequence GTGGAAAAATTGAGAACCACTTTAAACTTAAGTTCAATTACTTTAGGAACGATGCGGTTTTTCGATAAATCACTAACTACGAGAGAAGTAGTGGATTTAATTGAAGCGGCATATAACTCGGGAATAAACACACACCATTCCTCTATAGAATACAGTTCTTATCCGTTATATACCGAAGCGATAAAACGTACTAGTTGTGCTAAAAACATAAAACATATCGTTAAATTATCTGCTCCGCATTTTGAAGACACCAACTTCTCTGCAAAACTATTAGAGGAACGGGTAAACCAAGAACTTGTTAATTTAAATGTAGAGTGTTTAGATGTGTTACAATGGCTTTTAAGATCTAAACCAATTAACGATTTAGAGCGATTAAATACTTTAAAAAATTATGAATTAGAAATTGAAGACTGTTTTTTTAATTTGAAACAAAAAGGCAAGATAAAATCTGTTTTTAGCTTTCCATATTCTGTTCCTTTTGCTGAAGAAGTTGAAAAACTTAGCCAAATAGATGGGATTATTTCTTATTTAAATAGACAAGAACAAGAGTATTCTAAGTTTGCGACCAACAATCCCTTTATTGCTATAAGACCTTTTAACGCGGGCGCATTATTAAAAAACTCTGATGATGTAAAAAAAAATATAGACGATTGTTTAAGGTATATCTCTACTCATAAATCGTTACTAACAACTATTGTTGGTATTAATTCAATTCAGCAATTGGAAGCTTTCAATAACTAA
- a CDS encoding acetyltransferase, translating into MFLYGAGGHARVIIDIIQCSTNYHIEGVYDNFSSDKFLHHIPIINACTEKNTDREVVISIGNNSIRKKIAQSFVAKYITVIHEKAVISKLEVFIGAGTVVMANAVVNPNSTIGKHCIINTSALVEHDCKIEDYVHISPNAALAGNVTVGEGTQIGLGCHVIPGITIGKWCIIGAGSTVLEDIPDFSIVVGSPAKFIKSNK; encoded by the coding sequence ATGTTTTTATATGGTGCTGGCGGTCATGCAAGAGTTATAATCGATATCATTCAGTGTTCGACAAATTATCACATTGAGGGTGTTTACGACAATTTTTCATCTGATAAATTTCTACACCATATTCCTATAATTAATGCATGTACAGAGAAAAACACTGATAGGGAAGTTGTTATTAGCATTGGAAATAATAGTATAAGAAAAAAAATTGCCCAATCATTTGTGGCGAAATACATTACTGTCATTCATGAAAAGGCGGTTATTTCTAAATTAGAAGTTTTTATTGGAGCGGGAACTGTTGTGATGGCAAACGCTGTTGTAAATCCCAACTCAACCATTGGTAAACATTGTATAATAAATACGTCTGCGCTAGTAGAGCATGATTGTAAAATTGAAGATTACGTTCACATTTCACCAAATGCGGCGTTAGCCGGAAATGTAACCGTTGGAGAGGGGACTCAAATAGGTTTAGGGTGCCATGTCATCCCGGGAATCACTATTGGTAAATGGTGTATTATTGGTGCGGGTTCAACAGTTCTTGAAGATATTCCCGATTTTTCAATTGTTGTAGGATCTCCAGCAAAATTTATTAAATCAAATAAATAA
- a CDS encoding sugar transferase: MLRKNQKIIKRVFDFILAAILLFLIWWLMVALAVISFFDTKQSGIIIQKRIGYKGLPFSIYKIRTMKSSNNKNESTVTSRQDKRITPIGRFIRRYKLDELPQIINVLIGNMSFVGPRPDVQGYADKLTGEDRVILTVKPGITGPASIYFKNEEDILEKQQDPVAYNDTVIWPEKVIINKAYIKTYSLFKDIKYIIKTVT, from the coding sequence GTGCTAAGAAAAAACCAAAAAATAATAAAACGTGTTTTTGATTTTATATTGGCAGCAATACTCTTGTTTCTCATCTGGTGGCTAATGGTAGCACTAGCTGTAATTAGTTTTTTTGACACCAAACAATCTGGAATTATAATTCAAAAAAGAATAGGATATAAAGGACTGCCATTTAGTATCTATAAAATTAGAACGATGAAATCTTCTAATAATAAAAATGAGTCAACAGTAACATCACGACAAGATAAAAGGATAACCCCAATAGGTAGGTTTATAAGACGATATAAATTAGACGAACTCCCACAAATTATTAATGTATTAATTGGGAACATGAGTTTTGTTGGCCCTAGACCAGACGTTCAAGGTTATGCCGATAAATTAACCGGTGAAGACAGGGTTATATTAACTGTAAAACCAGGAATAACTGGTCCCGCGTCAATTTATTTTAAAAATGAAGAAGATATACTTGAAAAACAACAAGATCCTGTGGCGTATAACGATACTGTTATTTGGCCCGAAAAAGTAATAATAAATAAGGCATATATTAAAACCTATTCTTTATTTAAAGACATAAAATATATTATTAAAACAGTAACTTAG
- a CDS encoding DegT/DnrJ/EryC1/StrS aminotransferase family protein, translated as MNPKIWLSSPHMGGTEQHYIKEAFDTNWIAPLGPNVTGFENDLQKYLNEEVHVACLSSGTAAIHLALVQLGVGLNDEVICQSMTFSASANPIKYQGATPVFIDSEKESWNMCPIHLERAIKDRIKKGTKPKAIIVVHLYGMPAKMDEIKAISKEYNIPLVEDAAEALGSTYKGRKCGTFGDFSILSFNGNKIITTSGGGAMVCNTKDKKDNTIFLATQARDQAPHYEHSQVGYNYRMSNVSAGIGRGQMEVLDKHVNLRREMNAFYKTIFKDIEGVTVLGESNTEVFSNHWLSCILINERAPFTREALYDNMLLANIETRPLWKPMHLQPVFQEAPYYGANISETLFNTGLCLPSGSNLVHDDLNRITKVINRLIQG; from the coding sequence ATGAATCCAAAAATATGGTTGTCTTCACCGCATATGGGTGGCACAGAACAACACTACATAAAAGAGGCTTTTGACACGAATTGGATAGCGCCTCTGGGCCCAAACGTTACAGGTTTTGAAAACGATTTACAAAAGTATTTAAATGAAGAGGTACACGTGGCTTGTCTGTCTTCGGGAACAGCAGCCATCCATTTGGCATTAGTACAATTAGGGGTCGGTTTAAATGACGAAGTTATTTGTCAAAGCATGACATTTTCAGCTTCAGCAAACCCAATAAAATACCAAGGAGCGACCCCGGTGTTTATTGACAGTGAGAAGGAGAGCTGGAATATGTGCCCCATACACCTAGAAAGAGCAATTAAGGATAGAATAAAAAAAGGCACCAAGCCAAAAGCCATCATTGTCGTACATTTATATGGCATGCCTGCCAAAATGGATGAGATTAAAGCTATTTCAAAAGAATATAATATACCTTTAGTCGAAGACGCAGCAGAAGCCTTAGGCTCGACTTACAAAGGGAGGAAATGTGGTACTTTTGGAGATTTTTCAATATTATCATTTAATGGAAACAAAATAATAACAACTTCTGGTGGTGGGGCTATGGTATGTAATACAAAGGATAAAAAGGATAACACCATCTTTTTGGCTACTCAAGCCAGAGATCAAGCACCTCATTATGAACATTCTCAAGTAGGATACAACTATAGAATGAGTAATGTTAGTGCGGGCATTGGTCGTGGTCAAATGGAAGTTCTTGATAAACACGTTAATTTAAGACGTGAAATGAATGCTTTTTATAAGACAATATTTAAAGATATTGAAGGCGTCACAGTTTTAGGAGAATCTAATACAGAAGTGTTTTCAAACCACTGGCTAAGTTGTATTCTTATTAATGAGCGTGCTCCATTTACCAGAGAAGCGCTTTATGATAATATGCTACTAGCGAATATAGAAACTAGACCGCTTTGGAAGCCTATGCATTTACAGCCTGTTTTTCAAGAGGCGCCATATTATGGTGCAAACATTAGTGAAACCTTATTTAATACGGGATTGTGCTTACCTAGTGGGTCTAATTTAGTTCATGATGATTTAAACCGAATTACAAAAGTAATAAACAGGCTAATACAAGGTTAA
- a CDS encoding nucleoside-diphosphate sugar epimerase/dehydratase, with product MLKKLKQAIFQVLESSRKKIDFKTINYLPRWAILCFDTIILIIALMTTKLIVSSLKNISYFSFFPTKQELIVIFVNVLFFILFRTYAGLIRHSTFIDAVKFFLASVSTLITVLAIYFTYYLVTKEPLFVLSEILLYAIISFCGLFLFRILVKQVFETYLNYQHEEDQLNVLVYGTDENAIAIASALKSEKPSRYKVLGFVDKDGKNRSKEILGLPIIHLKRKMATILRAHKAHALIIADNNLTKDESIAIIDNCIEYNFKVFRAPLISDIETNKSLSNQIEKIQIEDILEREPIKLDNKLVAKEIYNKCVLVTGGAGSIGSEIARQVSNYNPKKLIIIDQAESPLYRIQLEIKNNFPELDFEVIIADIRNKTIIDEVFKEHLPDVVYHAAAYKHVPLMESHPSEAVFTNIIGSKNIADLAHEYKAEKFVMVSTDKAVNPSNVMGASKRIAEIYIHALQKKLKIDNSSKTQYVTTRFGNVLGSNGSVVPLFKKQIEKGGPLTITHPDIIRYFMTIPEACQLVIEAGAMGNGGEVFIFDMGKAVKIIDLAKKIIRLAGFTPYKDIDIKVIGLRPGEKLYEELLNDTSETLPTYNDKIMIAKIDCHDYEEVNTLILELAETAKEGTKNEIVLKMKDLVPEFLSMNSDFERLDKKIV from the coding sequence ATGCTTAAAAAATTAAAACAAGCGATATTTCAAGTCTTAGAATCAAGTCGCAAAAAGATTGATTTCAAGACCATAAACTATTTACCACGTTGGGCTATTTTATGTTTTGATACTATCATTTTAATCATTGCTTTAATGACCACGAAGCTTATAGTAAGTAGCTTGAAGAATATTAGCTATTTTTCTTTTTTTCCTACTAAGCAAGAATTAATAGTCATTTTCGTTAATGTCTTATTTTTCATTCTATTTAGAACCTACGCTGGCTTAATAAGGCATTCTACTTTTATTGATGCTGTTAAGTTTTTTTTAGCTTCTGTTTCTACTCTAATTACAGTTTTAGCCATATACTTTACGTATTATCTTGTTACAAAAGAGCCTTTATTCGTCCTTTCAGAAATACTATTATATGCTATCATATCCTTTTGTGGCTTATTCCTTTTTAGAATATTGGTAAAACAAGTGTTTGAAACTTATCTTAATTATCAACATGAAGAAGATCAATTAAATGTTTTAGTTTATGGTACAGATGAGAACGCCATAGCAATAGCTAGTGCTCTAAAATCTGAAAAACCATCAAGATATAAAGTGCTGGGTTTTGTTGATAAAGATGGAAAAAACAGGAGTAAAGAAATATTAGGTTTGCCAATAATTCATTTAAAGCGAAAAATGGCGACTATCTTAAGGGCACATAAAGCACATGCTTTAATAATTGCAGACAATAACTTAACTAAAGATGAAAGTATTGCAATAATAGATAATTGTATTGAGTATAATTTTAAGGTCTTTAGGGCGCCACTAATATCAGATATAGAAACCAATAAAAGTCTGTCTAATCAAATTGAGAAAATTCAAATTGAAGACATCCTTGAGCGTGAGCCCATTAAATTAGATAATAAATTAGTCGCTAAAGAAATTTATAATAAATGTGTTTTAGTTACAGGAGGTGCCGGTTCAATAGGAAGTGAGATTGCTAGGCAAGTATCAAATTATAATCCTAAAAAACTAATTATTATAGATCAAGCAGAATCCCCGCTGTATCGTATTCAATTGGAAATAAAGAATAATTTTCCAGAGCTTGATTTTGAAGTCATTATTGCTGATATAAGGAATAAAACGATTATAGATGAGGTTTTTAAAGAACATTTACCAGATGTTGTATACCACGCAGCTGCATACAAACACGTGCCCTTAATGGAAAGCCATCCGTCAGAAGCGGTATTTACAAATATTATAGGGTCTAAAAATATTGCTGATTTAGCACATGAATATAAGGCTGAGAAATTTGTAATGGTTTCTACAGATAAAGCAGTGAACCCAAGTAATGTAATGGGCGCGTCAAAACGCATTGCAGAGATTTATATTCATGCGCTACAAAAAAAATTAAAAATAGATAATAGTTCAAAAACGCAGTATGTCACTACCAGATTTGGGAATGTTTTAGGTTCTAATGGTTCTGTCGTTCCACTATTTAAAAAACAAATAGAAAAAGGAGGCCCTTTAACCATAACGCATCCAGACATTATCCGTTATTTTATGACCATTCCAGAAGCCTGTCAATTGGTAATTGAAGCGGGAGCCATGGGAAATGGTGGGGAGGTATTTATTTTCGATATGGGTAAAGCCGTGAAAATTATAGATTTGGCTAAAAAAATTATTCGTCTCGCGGGTTTTACCCCCTATAAAGATATCGATATTAAGGTTATCGGTTTAAGACCAGGGGAGAAATTGTATGAAGAATTGTTAAACGATACGTCTGAAACATTGCCAACTTATAATGATAAAATAATGATTGCAAAAATCGATTGTCATGATTACGAAGAGGTTAATACATTGATTTTAGAATTAGCGGAAACAGCCAAAGAAGGAACCAAAAATGAAATTGTTTTGAAAATGAAAGATCTTGTGCCAGAATTTTTGAGTATGAACTCTGACTTTGAAAGACTTGACAAAAAAATTGTTTAA